A DNA window from Pseudomonas sp. GD03919 contains the following coding sequences:
- a CDS encoding PepSY domain-containing protein, translated as MRRLLLVPALLACAAPALAKTECATAERSTWQDPEQFQAKLVADGYRINTFKITEGNCYEIYGFDREGRKVEIYHDPVSGNAVKTESKD; from the coding sequence ATGCGTCGTCTACTGCTCGTTCCCGCTCTGCTGGCATGCGCCGCGCCGGCCTTGGCCAAGACCGAATGCGCCACGGCCGAGCGTTCAACCTGGCAGGACCCCGAGCAGTTTCAGGCCAAACTCGTGGCCGATGGTTACAGAATCAACACGTTCAAGATCACCGAAGGCAATTGCTACGAGATCTATGGTTTTGATCGAGAAGGCCGTAAAGTCGAGATCTACCATGACCCGGTCAGCGGCAACGCCGTGAAGACCGAGAGCAAAGACTGA
- a CDS encoding histone deacetylase family protein — MLTYYSDDHHLHHGKCELIDGQLMPCFEKPQRADHILARVKARQLGEVRAPKDFGLAPIARIHSKAYLEFFQDAWARWQEQGGTGDLLPFTWPARTLRRMIPSDLHGQLGYYSFDGGAPITAGTWQAAYSAAQVALSAQQEIANGAHSAFALCRPPGHHAAGDVMGGYCYLNNAAIAAQAFLDQGRKKVAILDVDYHHGNGTQDIFYRRSDVLFASIHGDPAEEFPFFLGYADELGEGAGEGCNFNYPLPMGSAWDTWSAALEQACQRIAEYGAEVVVVSLGVDTYMEDPISQFKLDSPDYLAMGRRIAALGVPTLFIMEGGYAVEAIGVNAVNVLEGFEGV; from the coding sequence ATGCTCACCTACTACAGCGACGACCACCATCTGCACCACGGCAAATGCGAGCTGATCGACGGGCAACTGATGCCCTGCTTCGAGAAGCCGCAGCGCGCCGACCATATCCTCGCCCGCGTCAAGGCTCGCCAGCTCGGCGAAGTCCGCGCGCCCAAGGATTTCGGCCTGGCGCCCATCGCGCGCATCCACAGCAAGGCCTACCTAGAGTTCTTTCAGGACGCCTGGGCGCGCTGGCAGGAACAGGGCGGCACCGGTGATCTGCTGCCCTTCACCTGGCCGGCGCGCACGCTGCGGCGGATGATCCCCAGTGACCTGCACGGCCAGCTCGGCTATTACAGCTTCGACGGCGGCGCGCCGATCACCGCCGGTACCTGGCAGGCCGCCTACAGCGCTGCCCAGGTCGCGCTAAGCGCCCAGCAGGAAATTGCCAATGGCGCCCATAGCGCCTTCGCCCTGTGCCGTCCGCCAGGCCACCACGCTGCCGGCGACGTGATGGGCGGCTACTGCTACCTGAACAACGCCGCCATCGCCGCCCAGGCCTTCCTCGACCAGGGCCGCAAGAAAGTCGCCATCCTCGATGTCGACTACCACCACGGCAACGGCACCCAGGACATCTTCTACCGGCGCAGCGACGTACTGTTCGCTTCGATCCACGGCGACCCGGCCGAGGAGTTCCCGTTCTTCCTCGGTTACGCCGACGAACTGGGCGAGGGCGCCGGCGAGGGCTGTAACTTCAACTACCCGTTGCCCATGGGTAGCGCCTGGGACACCTGGAGCGCGGCGCTGGAGCAGGCCTGCCAGCGCATCGCCGAGTACGGCGCGGAAGTTGTGGTGGTATCGCTGGGTGTGGACACCTACATGGAAGACCCGATTTCGCAGTTCAAGCTCGACAGCCCGGACTACCTGGCCATGGGCCGACGCATCGCCGCCCTCGGCGTGCCAACCCTGTTCATCATGGAAGGCGGCTACGCAGTGGAGGCCATCGGCGTCAACGCAGTCAACGTGCTCGAAGGCTTCGAGGGCGTATAG
- a CDS encoding helix-turn-helix domain-containing protein: MHIGQVIYALRQERQLTQEKLALEVETATSNLSRIEQGKSSPSLALLERLARALNTSVTAIYAEAEGFKIESGALLSVRKTHETDYSREALQLRQGFRDLSPANQKLALEFMRMLSRLEREDG; this comes from the coding sequence ATGCACATCGGCCAAGTCATCTACGCGCTGCGCCAGGAGCGCCAGCTCACTCAGGAAAAATTGGCACTGGAGGTCGAAACGGCCACCAGCAACCTGTCGCGCATCGAGCAAGGTAAGAGCAGCCCATCCCTGGCATTGCTGGAGCGTCTAGCAAGGGCTCTGAATACCAGCGTGACCGCAATCTACGCGGAAGCTGAGGGCTTCAAAATCGAATCGGGAGCGCTGCTGTCTGTGAGAAAAACGCACGAGACGGACTATTCACGCGAGGCGCTCCAGCTACGGCAAGGTTTCCGCGATCTGTCGCCAGCGAATCAGAAACTGGCTTTGGAGTTCATGCGTATGTTAAGCCGGCTCGAACGCGAGGACGGCTAG
- a CDS encoding AraC family transcriptional regulator: protein MLHAPLTTLHVVSLILQRFAEQPERRPQLLAGSGIGAADLDNADARITRVQELQVCANALALRADLGLDLGRSLHVSSYGLLGYAALSAATFGDAWRLLLQYPALLGTYFRLDMQVEGERAWICASGYRDAEALEVFNVEMCLASLKLIGDELLRQPLSLAGAEFTYARPDYVARYAQSFPCPLRFSAQRNAFAFPAALLERRLPLADSVTHGDMVERCRRLNAEFSSRQAWLERVRQLLAAQLAEPPGLENLAQQMHCSPRTLRRHLQELGTSYQGLLDELRFERAKALLGEEQWPVYRIAEVLGFSETASFRHAFQRWSGVPPSRFRA, encoded by the coding sequence ATGCTGCACGCCCCACTGACCACCCTGCATGTGGTTTCCCTGATCCTCCAGCGCTTCGCCGAGCAGCCCGAACGACGCCCGCAATTGCTGGCTGGGAGCGGCATTGGTGCGGCTGATCTGGACAATGCCGACGCGCGCATCACCCGGGTGCAGGAGCTGCAGGTGTGTGCCAATGCCCTGGCCCTGCGTGCTGATCTGGGGCTCGACCTGGGGCGCAGCCTGCATGTTTCCTCCTATGGGCTGCTGGGTTACGCCGCCCTCTCGGCTGCCACCTTTGGTGACGCCTGGCGTCTGTTGCTGCAGTACCCGGCGCTACTCGGCACCTATTTTCGCCTCGACATGCAGGTGGAAGGCGAGCGGGCCTGGATCTGCGCCAGCGGTTACCGCGATGCCGAGGCGCTGGAAGTGTTCAACGTGGAGATGTGCCTGGCCTCGCTGAAGCTGATCGGTGATGAACTGCTGCGCCAGCCGCTGTCATTGGCAGGCGCCGAGTTCACCTACGCTCGGCCAGACTACGTTGCGCGCTATGCACAGAGTTTTCCCTGCCCGCTGCGTTTCTCGGCACAGCGCAATGCCTTCGCCTTTCCCGCCGCGTTGCTGGAACGCCGGCTGCCGCTGGCCGACAGCGTGACCCACGGCGACATGGTGGAACGCTGCCGCCGTCTGAACGCCGAGTTCAGCAGCCGCCAGGCCTGGCTGGAGCGGGTGCGCCAGTTGCTCGCCGCGCAGTTGGCCGAGCCGCCGGGGCTGGAGAACCTGGCGCAGCAGATGCATTGCTCGCCGCGCACCCTGCGCCGTCACCTGCAGGAACTGGGCACCAGCTACCAGGGCCTGCTCGACGAGCTGCGCTTCGAGCGCGCCAAGGCGCTGCTCGGCGAGGAGCAATGGCCGGTGTACCGCATCGCCGAAGTGCTCGGCTTCAGCGAGACCGCCAGCTTCCGCCATGCCTTCCAGCGCTGGAGCGGCGTGCCGCCGAGTCGCTTTCGCGCGTAG
- a CDS encoding PepSY domain-containing protein has translation MPRLARAVLGSLLMLCATPLLADPECARPDRSAWMPESQFREQMKRQGVQITKFRITPGNCYEIYGFDREGRKLEIYYDPVDAQPVEDVASAQLALPRHP, from the coding sequence ATGCCCCGTTTAGCCCGAGCCGTACTGGGCAGTCTGCTGATGCTGTGCGCCACACCGTTACTGGCCGATCCCGAATGCGCCCGCCCTGATCGCAGCGCCTGGATGCCCGAATCGCAGTTCCGCGAGCAGATGAAGCGCCAGGGCGTGCAGATCACCAAGTTCCGCATCACCCCCGGTAATTGCTACGAGATCTATGGCTTCGACCGTGAAGGTCGCAAGCTGGAAATCTATTACGATCCGGTCGATGCCCAGCCTGTAGAAGACGTGGCCAGCGCACAGCTGGCATTGCCCCGACATCCCTGA
- a CDS encoding polyamine ABC transporter substrate-binding protein, with product MKAIKQMLGAALCGATLLSGAVQAKELRVYNWADYILPEVPKDFQKESGIQITWDTFETNEALEAKLLTGNSGYDLVIPSNQFLETQIKAGVFAPLDKSKLPNWKNLDPVLLGLLEKNDPGNQYGVPYMYGTVLIGYNPDKVKAALGDDAPVNSWDLVFKPEYMEKLKSCGVAMLDSPTEIIPIALHYLGLDPNSANPADYDKVTELLLKVRPYVAYFHSAKYMTDIANGDICVAIGYSGSFYQFANRAKEAGNGVVINWRLPKEGAPIWFDTWAIPKSAQNVDEAHAFINHLLEPKVIAPISDFLGYPNPNVPGMQLVGAEIADDHDLTPTPELQKSLYVVQPLPQKIERVRTRAWTSIKSGK from the coding sequence ATGAAAGCCATCAAACAGATGCTTGGCGCCGCCCTGTGCGGCGCCACCCTGCTCAGCGGCGCAGTGCAGGCCAAGGAGCTGCGCGTATACAACTGGGCCGACTACATCCTCCCGGAGGTGCCCAAGGACTTCCAGAAGGAATCCGGCATCCAGATCACCTGGGACACCTTCGAGACCAACGAGGCGTTGGAAGCCAAGCTGCTCACCGGCAACTCCGGCTATGACCTGGTGATCCCGTCCAACCAGTTCCTCGAAACCCAGATCAAGGCCGGCGTATTCGCCCCGCTGGATAAGTCCAAGCTGCCCAACTGGAAGAATCTCGACCCGGTGCTGCTTGGCCTGCTGGAGAAGAACGACCCGGGCAACCAGTACGGCGTGCCCTACATGTACGGCACCGTGCTGATCGGCTACAACCCGGACAAGGTCAAGGCTGCGCTCGGTGACGACGCGCCGGTCAACAGCTGGGACCTGGTGTTCAAGCCCGAGTACATGGAGAAGCTGAAATCCTGCGGCGTGGCCATGCTCGACTCGCCCACCGAGATTATCCCCATCGCCCTGCACTACCTGGGCCTCGACCCCAACAGCGCCAACCCGGCCGACTACGACAAGGTCACCGAACTGCTGCTCAAGGTGCGCCCCTACGTGGCCTACTTCCACTCCGCCAAGTACATGACCGACATCGCCAACGGCGATATCTGCGTGGCCATCGGCTACTCCGGCAGCTTCTACCAGTTCGCCAACCGCGCCAAGGAAGCCGGCAACGGCGTGGTGATCAACTGGCGTCTGCCGAAAGAAGGCGCGCCGATCTGGTTCGACACCTGGGCCATCCCCAAGAGCGCGCAGAACGTCGACGAGGCGCATGCCTTCATCAACCACCTGCTCGAACCCAAGGTGATCGCGCCGATCAGCGACTTTCTCGGCTACCCCAACCCCAACGTGCCGGGCATGCAGCTGGTGGGCGCGGAAATCGCCGACGACCACGACCTGACCCCGACGCCGGAGCTGCAGAAGTCGCTGTACGTGGTGCAGCCGCTGCCGCAGAAGATCGAGCGTGTGCGTACGCGGGCGTGGACGTCGATCAAGTCGGGTAAGTGA
- the adhP gene encoding alcohol dehydrogenase AdhP, whose translation MNQTMKAAVVHAFGQPLRIEEVNTPLPGPGQILVKIEASGVCHTDLHAAEGDWPVKPSLPFIPGHEGVGYVAAVGSGVTRVKEGDRVGVPWLYTACGCCEHCLTGWETLCESQQNTGYSINGGYAEYVLADPNYVGILPKSVDFLEIAPILCAGVTVYKGLKETGARPGQWVAISGIGGLGHVAVQYARAMGLHVIAVDVDDAKLELARKLGASLTINARKENPAEVVQRDIGGAHGVLVTAVSNAAFGQAIGMARRRGTVALVGLPPGDFPTPIFDVVLKAITITGSIVGTRADLQEALDFAGEGLVKATVHSDTLDNINGIFEQMRGGQIEGRVVLQF comes from the coding sequence ATGAACCAGACCATGAAAGCCGCCGTCGTCCACGCCTTCGGGCAGCCGTTGCGTATCGAGGAGGTGAACACCCCACTGCCCGGCCCCGGGCAGATTCTGGTGAAAATCGAGGCCTCGGGCGTCTGTCACACCGACCTGCACGCCGCCGAGGGTGACTGGCCGGTGAAACCGAGTCTGCCGTTCATTCCCGGCCACGAGGGCGTTGGCTACGTGGCGGCGGTCGGCAGCGGCGTCACGCGGGTCAAGGAAGGCGACCGTGTCGGCGTGCCCTGGCTCTACACCGCCTGCGGCTGCTGCGAACACTGCCTGACCGGCTGGGAAACCCTGTGCGAGAGCCAGCAGAACACCGGCTATTCGATCAACGGCGGTTACGCCGAATACGTGCTGGCTGATCCGAACTACGTCGGCATCCTGCCGAAAAGCGTCGATTTTCTGGAAATTGCGCCGATCCTTTGCGCCGGCGTGACGGTATACAAGGGGCTAAAGGAAACCGGGGCGCGCCCCGGCCAGTGGGTGGCGATCTCCGGTATCGGCGGCCTCGGCCACGTTGCAGTGCAGTATGCCCGCGCCATGGGCCTGCACGTCATCGCGGTGGATGTCGACGACGCCAAGCTGGAGTTGGCGCGCAAGCTCGGCGCCAGCCTGACCATCAATGCGCGTAAGGAAAATCCGGCCGAGGTGGTGCAGCGCGATATCGGTGGCGCCCATGGCGTACTGGTCACAGCGGTGTCCAACGCCGCCTTTGGCCAGGCCATCGGCATGGCACGCCGGCGCGGTACGGTGGCCCTGGTCGGCCTGCCGCCAGGTGACTTCCCCACGCCGATTTTCGACGTGGTGCTCAAGGCCATCACGATCACCGGCTCGATCGTCGGCACCCGCGCCGATTTGCAGGAGGCACTGGATTTCGCTGGCGAGGGCCTGGTCAAGGCCACAGTGCACAGCGACACGCTCGACAACATCAATGGCATCTTCGAGCAGATGCGCGGCGGGCAGATCGAGGGGCGGGTGGTGCTGCAGTTCTGA
- a CDS encoding sialidase family protein, translating to MTSTFKTCALLLGAASVFAYAWLAGSSHELAPFARVPALPGNTTPAMAAHFASSDLEDFVHSASITDLPGGDLMAVWFAGTREGAADVQIRAARFDAASSQWSAERVLASRESTQRAVGKHIRKLGNPVISLAPDNRLWLFYVSVSLGGWAGSAVNAMVSDDLGETWSAPRQLVTSPFLNISTLVRAAPVFHADGSIGLPVYHEFLGKFPEYLHLSAAGEVLGKYRIGKGRDSLQPTVVALDERRAVALLRYAGEEHHRVLASYSEDAGRNWSQPEPVEPSNPNSSLAAVGRPDGSLLVAMNDLEDGRFRLTLYATDANLSNWRNLGELDESPNPWGEPIPHDQFPAVVSEKYLASGGKPEQQATFLERVSARMCSDDGCSFDYEYPYFVRDREGAYHLVYSWNDMFIKHLTFNEAWLSERHPHD from the coding sequence ATGACTTCAACCTTCAAGACTTGCGCCCTGCTGTTGGGTGCTGCCTCCGTGTTCGCCTACGCCTGGCTCGCCGGCAGCTCGCACGAATTGGCGCCCTTTGCCCGCGTCCCCGCTCTGCCGGGCAATACGACACCCGCCATGGCGGCGCATTTTGCCTCCTCCGATCTGGAGGATTTCGTTCATTCCGCCTCCATCACCGACCTGCCTGGCGGTGATCTGATGGCGGTCTGGTTCGCCGGCACGCGCGAAGGCGCTGCCGACGTACAGATTCGCGCCGCACGCTTCGATGCCGCCAGTAGCCAGTGGAGCGCCGAGCGTGTGCTGGCCAGCCGCGAGTCGACCCAGCGTGCCGTGGGCAAGCACATCCGCAAGCTGGGCAACCCGGTAATCAGCCTGGCGCCGGACAACCGCCTCTGGCTGTTCTACGTCTCGGTATCGCTCGGCGGCTGGGCTGGTAGCGCGGTCAATGCCATGGTTTCCGACGACCTCGGTGAAACCTGGTCGGCGCCCCGGCAACTGGTCACCAGCCCCTTTCTCAATATCAGCACGCTGGTGCGCGCCGCGCCGGTGTTCCACGCCGACGGCAGCATCGGCTTGCCGGTGTATCACGAGTTCCTCGGCAAGTTTCCCGAGTACCTGCATCTGAGCGCCGCTGGCGAAGTGCTGGGTAAGTATCGCATCGGCAAGGGGCGAGACTCTCTGCAACCGACCGTGGTGGCGCTGGACGAACGCCGCGCCGTGGCCCTTTTGCGCTATGCCGGCGAGGAGCATCACCGCGTGCTGGCCAGCTACAGCGAGGACGCCGGGCGCAACTGGAGCCAGCCCGAGCCGGTGGAGCCGAGCAACCCCAACTCGTCCCTGGCGGCGGTCGGCCGCCCGGACGGCAGCTTGCTGGTGGCGATGAATGACCTTGAAGACGGGCGCTTTCGCCTGACGCTCTATGCCACCGACGCTAACCTGAGCAACTGGCGTAACCTGGGTGAGCTCGACGAAAGCCCCAACCCCTGGGGCGAACCGATCCCGCACGATCAATTTCCCGCCGTGGTCAGTGAGAAATACCTCGCCAGCGGCGGCAAGCCCGAGCAGCAGGCGACCTTCCTCGAGCGGGTGAGCGCGCGCATGTGCAGCGACGACGGTTGTTCCTTCGACTACGAATATCCCTACTTCGTCCGTGATCGCGAGGGTGCCTATCACCTGGTCTATTCGTGGAACGACATGTTCATCAAGCACCTGACCTTCAACGAGGCCTGGCTCTCGGAGCGCCACCCGCATGACTGA
- a CDS encoding site-specific DNA-methyltransferase, protein MPTLHWVGKDKVKHHHRDVPYRVLLDDHHYQAPAGTPGNSTDNRIIQGDNLEALKSLLPEFEGKVQCIYIDPPYNTGNEGWVYNDNVNDPRIKKWLGQVVGKEGEDMSRHDKWLCMMYPRLKLLHRLLKDDGVILISIDRNELASLKTIMDEIFLASNWVGEICWRNVTDNNPTNISLEHEYVICYAKKKSSIEAIWKSAELASKQALIDLGEQIVSRHGSAKGMQEEYSAWYKEHKHEIWPFQDYKFIDSGGIYTGSRSVHNPGKEGYRYEAPNDVIHPRTGKPCKQPLMGYRFPWETMQSLLEQDRIIFGKDESKLVELKLYVSDYKSKFSSVIELDGRTGTNEIKAIFPENNRPFDYPKPSELIFDFLSFSSKPDAVILDSFAGSGTTAHAVLKLNAQDGGNRRFILIEMMDYADSLTAERVRRVMSGYGEGDKAVAGLGGAFTFQRLGEPLFDSQQQLNPAVGLPAIRSYIAWLECIPRQELASLDNPRHRYWLGEANGQRVFFCYEPERITCLDMDLLNELIQTPGPTLFYADQLALGEELMRRHNLRFKKIPRDITRI, encoded by the coding sequence ATGCCAACGCTGCATTGGGTCGGGAAGGACAAGGTCAAACACCACCATCGTGACGTGCCCTACCGGGTACTGCTCGACGACCACCACTATCAGGCACCTGCCGGCACGCCAGGTAACAGCACGGACAACCGCATCATCCAGGGCGACAACCTGGAAGCGCTGAAAAGCCTGCTGCCCGAGTTCGAGGGCAAGGTGCAATGCATCTACATCGACCCGCCTTACAACACGGGCAATGAAGGCTGGGTGTACAACGACAACGTCAACGATCCACGTATCAAGAAGTGGCTGGGGCAAGTCGTCGGCAAGGAAGGCGAGGATATGAGCCGCCACGATAAGTGGCTGTGCATGATGTATCCACGGTTGAAGTTATTACATCGCCTACTCAAAGATGATGGAGTCATTCTTATCAGCATTGACAGGAATGAACTGGCCTCACTCAAGACAATCATGGATGAAATATTTCTTGCCTCCAACTGGGTGGGAGAAATTTGCTGGCGTAATGTTACTGACAATAACCCCACCAACATCTCGCTAGAGCATGAGTATGTAATCTGCTATGCCAAGAAGAAATCATCAATCGAAGCCATCTGGAAATCAGCCGAACTTGCATCTAAACAAGCCTTGATTGACCTGGGTGAGCAGATAGTAAGCAGGCATGGCAGCGCCAAGGGAATGCAAGAAGAATATTCGGCTTGGTATAAAGAGCATAAGCATGAAATATGGCCATTTCAAGATTATAAGTTCATAGATTCAGGCGGCATCTATACAGGAAGCCGCAGCGTTCATAACCCTGGGAAAGAGGGTTATAGATACGAAGCCCCCAATGACGTTATACATCCAAGAACTGGAAAGCCGTGCAAGCAGCCACTTATGGGATATAGATTCCCATGGGAGACAATGCAGTCACTGCTTGAGCAGGACAGGATCATCTTCGGCAAAGATGAATCAAAGCTCGTAGAGTTAAAGCTTTATGTAAGCGACTACAAGTCGAAGTTTTCGTCCGTCATTGAGCTTGACGGACGAACCGGCACAAATGAGATCAAGGCAATATTCCCTGAAAACAACCGCCCTTTCGACTACCCAAAGCCTTCAGAATTGATATTTGATTTCTTATCTTTTTCGTCCAAGCCTGACGCAGTCATCCTCGATTCCTTCGCTGGCTCCGGTACCACGGCTCATGCCGTCCTCAAACTCAATGCTCAGGATGGCGGTAATCGCCGCTTTATCCTGATCGAGATGATGGACTACGCCGACAGCCTGACCGCCGAGCGTGTGCGGCGGGTCATGAGCGGCTATGGCGAGGGCGACAAGGCGGTGGCCGGGCTGGGTGGTGCCTTCACCTTCCAGCGCTTGGGCGAACCGCTGTTCGACTCACAGCAACAGCTCAACCCTGCTGTCGGCCTGCCAGCCATCCGCAGCTATATCGCCTGGTTGGAGTGCATTCCTCGGCAGGAGCTGGCGTCTCTCGACAATCCCCGACATCGCTACTGGCTCGGCGAAGCCAATGGTCAGCGGGTGTTCTTCTGCTACGAGCCCGAGCGCATCACCTGCCTGGATATGGATCTGCTCAACGAGCTGATCCAGACGCCCGGGCCGACCCTGTTCTATGCCGATCAGTTGGCGCTGGGCGAGGAGCTTATGCGCCGGCACAACCTGCGCTTCAAGAAGATCCCTCGCGATATCACCCGGATTTAA
- a CDS encoding LTA synthase family protein, producing the protein MSWLKSRRLHYLAGLTALLFVIFAALRMLFLLGFSAVDSISDPDVLPTLGIGLRFDLRLALLLMLPVGILLALPKLRLARFRAMRWLLRGYLVLAVALLGLLYIIDFGHYAYLGVRLNATVLRFAGDAQISAGMLWQTYPVLWITLAWLAGVALSAWALLRLERATLDRPQAQQVGVLPALGGAAVVAVLVFFGLLGRASALNLENPVPLRWSDAFYSGNSQVGALGINPALFLFDTLKLEPAAFDEAATREHYEVVADYLGVSERDAQALNFFRHQRPQAHRIQAERQPNVVFVMLESLGTSAVGAYGNPLNPTPNLDRLAKESWFFRHFYVPVTGTAKTVWASITGIPDVSRQETATRNPLIARQRTLINALDGYEKFYMIGGNAGWANINALIRQSIDDVQLYEERDWQSPQVDVWGISDLDFFKESTRILGALPKDKPFFAYLQTSGNHRPFTIPKDNDGFEALDLPLEQVQQAGSRSVEQYNAVRLLDFNIGRLMELAKEQGFYDDTIFVFFGDHNTRISQIPHMAPAFEQLGLESNNVPLLIHAPKWLTPREFDEAVGLADLLPTVAGMVGVPFDNGGLGRDLQLPAPEGERVVPLVLQEGTFPVIGAVTRDFLVQMQHDGSSPTLHDLRSPTPRDNVAEQHPEEFQRLLALGRGLHEAARLQMYRNVQAQE; encoded by the coding sequence ATGAGCTGGCTGAAATCCCGCCGCCTGCATTACCTGGCAGGCCTGACGGCGCTGCTGTTCGTTATCTTCGCCGCCCTGCGCATGCTGTTCCTGCTGGGCTTTTCCGCTGTCGACAGCATCAGCGACCCTGACGTGCTGCCCACGCTCGGCATCGGCCTGCGCTTCGACCTGCGCCTGGCCCTGCTGCTGATGCTGCCGGTCGGCATTCTGCTGGCGCTGCCCAAGCTGCGCCTGGCGCGTTTTCGTGCCATGCGCTGGCTGCTGCGCGGTTACCTGGTGTTGGCCGTGGCGCTGCTGGGCCTGCTGTACATCATCGACTTCGGCCACTATGCCTACCTGGGCGTGCGCCTCAACGCCACGGTGCTGCGCTTTGCCGGCGACGCGCAGATCTCCGCCGGCATGCTCTGGCAGACCTACCCGGTGCTGTGGATAACCCTGGCCTGGCTGGCCGGTGTAGCGCTGTCGGCCTGGGCGTTGCTGCGCCTGGAGCGCGCGACCCTGGACCGGCCGCAGGCTCAGCAGGTCGGTGTGTTGCCGGCCCTCGGCGGTGCGGCAGTGGTCGCTGTGCTGGTGTTCTTCGGCCTGCTCGGCCGCGCCAGCGCGCTGAACCTGGAGAACCCGGTGCCGCTGCGCTGGAGCGATGCCTTTTACAGCGGTAACAGTCAGGTCGGTGCGCTCGGGATCAATCCGGCGCTGTTTCTCTTCGATACCCTCAAGCTCGAACCCGCCGCCTTCGACGAGGCCGCCACGCGCGAGCACTACGAGGTGGTGGCCGATTACCTGGGCGTCAGCGAGCGCGATGCGCAGGCGCTGAACTTCTTCCGCCACCAGCGGCCGCAGGCGCACCGCATCCAGGCCGAGCGCCAGCCCAACGTGGTTTTCGTCATGCTCGAATCCCTCGGCACCAGCGCCGTGGGCGCCTACGGCAACCCGCTGAACCCGACGCCGAATCTGGATCGGCTGGCCAAGGAGAGCTGGTTCTTCCGCCACTTCTACGTGCCGGTGACCGGCACTGCCAAGACGGTGTGGGCGAGCATTACCGGCATCCCCGATGTGTCGCGCCAGGAGACCGCCACGCGCAACCCGCTGATCGCCCGCCAACGCACGCTGATCAATGCGCTCGACGGCTATGAGAAGTTCTACATGATCGGCGGCAACGCCGGCTGGGCCAACATCAATGCGCTGATCCGCCAGAGTATCGACGACGTGCAGCTCTATGAAGAGCGTGACTGGCAGTCGCCCCAGGTGGACGTGTGGGGCATCTCCGACCTGGATTTCTTCAAGGAAAGCACGCGCATTCTCGGCGCTCTGCCCAAGGACAAGCCGTTCTTCGCCTACCTGCAGACCTCCGGCAACCACCGGCCCTTCACCATTCCCAAGGATAACGACGGTTTCGAGGCGCTCGACCTGCCGCTGGAACAGGTGCAGCAGGCCGGCTCGCGCAGCGTCGAGCAGTACAACGCGGTGCGCCTGCTCGACTTCAACATCGGCCGCCTGATGGAGCTGGCCAAGGAGCAGGGCTTCTACGACGACACCATTTTCGTCTTCTTCGGCGACCACAACACCCGCATCAGTCAGATTCCGCACATGGCGCCGGCCTTCGAGCAACTGGGGCTGGAGAGCAACAACGTGCCGCTGCTGATCCATGCACCGAAATGGCTGACGCCGCGTGAGTTCGACGAAGCCGTGGGCCTGGCCGACCTGCTGCCGACGGTGGCCGGCATGGTCGGCGTGCCCTTCGACAACGGCGGCCTCGGTCGTGACCTGCAACTGCCGGCGCCGGAAGGCGAACGCGTGGTGCCGCTGGTGCTGCAGGAAGGCACCTTCCCGGTGATCGGCGCGGTGACGCGCGACTTTCTCGTGCAGATGCAACACGACGGCAGCTCGCCGACGCTGCACGACCTGCGCTCGCCGACCCCGCGCGACAACGTCGCCGAGCAGCACCCCGAGGAATTCCAGCGCTTGTTGGCGCTGGGACGTGGCCTGCATGAAGCAGCGCGCTTGCAGATGTATCGCAACGTGCAGGCGCAGGAATGA